One part of the Nymphaea colorata isolate Beijing-Zhang1983 chromosome 8, ASM883128v2, whole genome shotgun sequence genome encodes these proteins:
- the LOC116258455 gene encoding uncharacterized protein LOC116258455, whose translation MAAPLLPSSTPWSQHECSLHRFFYGEQLFPSPASKHKLLIQKAGGKVSQVRAILSSSTKLQAVQIPTQWYNLVADLPKKPPPALHPKTHKPVKFEDLSPLFPDELIMQEVTEEKFIDIPDEVIDVYRLWRPTPLLRAKRLEKLLGTPARIYYKYEGVSPAGSHKPNTAVPQAWYNAQQGVKNVVTETGAGQWGSSLAFASSLFGLNCEVWQVRASYDQKPYRRLMMQTWGAKVHPSPSNLTHSGREILKTNPTSPGSLGIAISEAVEIAASNPDTKYCLGSVLNHVLLHQTIIGEECLEQMGALGEIPDIIIGCTGGGSNFAGLIFPFIREKLNGRMDPVIKAVEPTACPSLTKGIYAYDYGDTAGLTPLMKMHTLGHNFIPDPIHAGGLRYHGMAPLISHVYELGFMEAVAIPQTECFEAAIKFARTEGLIPAPEPTHAIAAVIREALNCRETGESKVLLMAMCGHGHFDLTSYEKYLQGKMVDLSYDDDKVQTSLLAIPKVAVEIK comes from the exons ATGGCAGCTCCGCTTCTTCCTTCTTCAACCCCCTGGTCTCAACATGAATGCAGCCTTCATCGCTTCTTCT ATGGTGAACAGTTGTTTCCCAGTCCTGCTTCAAAACATAAGCTGCTAATCCAGAAGGCTGGTGGCAAAGTTTCTCAAGTTAGGGCAATATTGAGCTCCAGCACAAAGCTGCAGGCAGTTCAAATTCCCACGCAATGGTACAATCTTGTTGCAGATCTTCCAAAAAAGCCTCCACCAGCTTTGCATCCGAAGACGCATAAGCCAGTCAAATTTGAAGACTTGTCCCCTCTTTTTCCTGATGAGTTGATCATGCAAGAGGTCACTGAGGAAAAATTCATTGATATTCCTGACGAAGTGATTGATGTCTACCGGCTTTGGAGGCCAACACCCCTTCTTAG AGCCAAGAGACTTGAAAAGCTACTTGGAACTCCTGCAAGGATATATTACAAATATGAAGGTGTGAGCCCGGCTGGTTCGCACAAGCCCAACACAGCTGTCCCACAAGCTTGGTATAATGCACAACAAGGTGTAAAAAATGTTGTGACAGAAACTGGTGCCGGCCAATGGGGTAGCTCGCTGGCTTTTGCTAGCAGTTTGTTTGGTCTGAACTGTGAA gtATGGCAAGTACGTGCTTCCTATGATCAGAAACCATACCGCAGATTGATGATGCAGACATGGGGAGCCAAAGTACACCCATCTCCTTCTAATTTGACACATTCAGGGCGGGAAATCCTCAAGACAAACCCAACAAGCCCAGGAAGTCTAGGAATAGCAATTTCTGAAGCTGTAGAGATTGCAGCATCAAATCCAGATACAAAATATTGCTTAGGAAGTGTTCTTAATCACGTGCTTCTTCATCAAACCATTATTGGTGAGGAATGTTTAGAACAGATGGGTGCTTTGGGAGAGATACCCGATATTATAATTGGTTGTACAGGTGGAGGATCCAACTTTGCAGGCCTCATATTTCCATTCATTAGAGAGAAACTTAATGGTAGAATGGATCCTGTAATAAAAGCTGTTGAACCCACGGCATGCCCTTCACTCACGAAAGGGATATATGCATATGACTATGGAGACACTGCTGGATTAACTCCCTTAATGAAGATGCATACCCTTGGCCACAATTTCATTCCAGACCCTATTCATGCAG GCGGCCTAAGATACCATGGTATGGCACCACTTATTTCACATGTCTATGAGTTGGGTTTTATGGAAGCAGTGGCAATTCCTCAAACAGAGTGTTTTGAAG CTGCCATAAAATTTGCACGGACAGAAGGTCTGATACCAGCTCCTGAACCTACTCATGCCATTGCTGCTGTGATAAGAGAAGCCCTGAATTGTAGGGAAACCGGAGAATCGAAAGTTTTACTCATGGCAATGTGTGGGCATGGACATTTTGACCTCACTTCTTATGAGAAATATTTGCAAGGAAAAATGGTTGATCTTTCATATGATGATGATAAGGTGCAAACTTCATTATTGGCCATCCCTAAAGTTGCAGTTGAAATTAAGTGA
- the LOC116258617 gene encoding protein FLX-like 2, whose translation MGSKGRMPPPLHMRRPLPGPGIVHTDSFGSQGVRPPTGPFPFDMLPPPEVMEQKLAVQHVEMQRLATENQRLAATHSVLRQELAAAQQELQRLQAHIGVIKADKEQQMRVLMEKISKMEMDLQSTDSVKSELLQARAEAQNLVTARQELISKVHQLTQDMQRSHAETQQIPALLAELDGLRKEYQHCRVAYDYEKKVYNEQFESLQVLEKNYVSMVREVEKLKAELANSSNHERSGGAYGSVAGYKESDVSSLHSAGQNAYGDGYGAAQQARGLTQPVVPSPGSAPGSAPARSSYESAVPYGGGPPIPSAPTHGGYDVPAGSVPGGPPLPASAPARGVYDVSRGVGSQVPGNVSSYGVSQPPLTLAGGYEVPRGSNAARR comes from the exons ATGGGAAGCAAAGGTCGTATGCCACCACCACTTCATATGCGTCGGCCACTACCAGGCCCTGGCATAGTACACACTGACTCATTTGGTTCCCAAGGGGTTCGACCTCCCACAggtccttttccttttgacaTGCTCCCCCCTCCTGAGGTCATGGAGCAGAAACTTGCAGTTCAACATGTGGAGATGCAAAGGCTTGCAACTGAGAACCAGAGGCTTGCTGCAACCCATTCAGTTTTAAGGCAAGAGCTGGCTGCAGCACAACAGGAATTGCAGCGACTTCAGGCTCACATTGGTGTCATCAAAGCAGACAAGGAGCAGCAGATGAGAGTCCTAATGGAAAAGATATCCAAAATGGAAATGGATTTGCAGTCAACTGATTCTGTGAAGTCGGAGTTGCTGCAAGCAAGGGCTGAGGCACAAAATTTGGTTACAGCAAGACAGGAACTAATTTCTAAAGTGCATCAGCTCACACAAGATATGCAACGGAGCCATGCAGAAACTCAGCAAATTCCTGCTCTGTTAGCAGAACTTGATGGTCTCAGAAAGGAATATCAGCATTGCAG ggttgCATACGACTATGAGAAAAAAGTGTACAATGAGCAATTTGAATCACTGCAAGTCTTGGAGAAAAATTACGTTTCGATGGTAAGGGAGGTGGAGAAGCTTAAAGCAGAGCTAGCAAATTCTTCTAACCATGAGAGAAGTG GTGGAGCATATGGAAGTGTTGCTGGGTATAAAGAAAGTGACGTCTCTTCTCTCCATTCTGCTGGACAGAATGCTTATGGTGATGGCTATGGTGCCGCTCAGCAG GCACGTGGATTGACGCAACCTGTTGTTCCCTCTCCTGGTTCTGCTCCTGGTTCTGCTCCTGCTCGTTCTAGTTATGAATCGGCTGTACCATATGGTGGGGGTCCTCCTATCCCTTCGGCTCCTACTCATGGTGGGTATGATGTTCCAGCAGGTTCTGTTCCAGGAGGTCCTCCCTTGCCTGCTTCAGCTCCTGCTCGTGGTGTATATGATGTTTCAAGAGGTGTCGGATCTCAAGTACCTGGGAATGTCTCTTCATATGGTGTATCACAACCACCGCTTACTCTAGCTGGAGGATACGAGGTCCCCAGGGGCAGTAATGCTGCTCGCAGATGA